The following proteins are encoded in a genomic region of Corylus avellana chromosome ca4, CavTom2PMs-1.0:
- the LOC132179215 gene encoding polygalacturonase 1 beta-like protein 3: MHKKLSPMTPLLLFIFFSSLTVGFASAGDGGSFAGENPFTPRAYLVRYWNKEIRNSQPKPAFLLSKASPLSAVDSASFAKLAAQSDLSSHLPAFCASANLLCFSDLSPSLEKHEKDSNFAGYSDRNFTNYGTDRLGGTDSFQKYSGDENIPVDSFRRYSRDSTGHKDNFVSYAPNGNVVDQSFNTYATGATGGSGMFSKYAGDVNVPNLRFTSYSDDSNGHDHTFSTYSENANAGDQRFSNYGKNGNGAPNEFNNYGTGANVVGSDFAAYGQTSNGANDTFTNYGKDQNNPQNNFRSYGDGGNSAVDSFANYRENANVGDDSFQSYAKNSNGAKVNFANYGKSFNIGTDKFTGYGQGSRGQTAGFKIYGVNTTFKDYSKKGITFSRYTNVSSEKSTTMQVSGSLVKRWVEPGKFFRESMLKKGKVMPMPDIRDKMPKRSFLPRSISSKLPFSTSKISEMKRIFHARDNSSMESMMLESLSDCERAPTQGETKRCVGSAEDMIDFATSVLGRNVVVRSTENVSGSKKNIMVGSVKGINGGKVTQSVSCHQSLFPYLLYYCHSVPKVRVYEADILDPSSKAKINHGVAICHLDTSSWSQGHGAFLALGSGPGRIEVCHWIFENDMTWTLAD; this comes from the exons atgcacaaaaaacTCAGCCCCATGACTCCTCTGCtcctctttatctttttctcatcTCTCACT GTTGGGTTCGCCTCCGCCGGAGACGGCGGTTCTTTCGCCGGAGAAAACCCATTTACCCCGAGAGCGTATCTGGTTCGGTATTGGAACAAAGAGATCCGAAATAGTCAGCCCAAGCCAGCATTTCTGCTATCCAAGGCATCCCCTCTGAGTGCGGTGGACTCGGCGAGTTTCGCCAAGCTCGCGGCGCAGAGCGATCTGTCCTCGCACTTGCCGGCGTTCTGCGCCTCGGCGAACCTGCTCTGCTTCTCCGATTTATCGCCGAGTCTGGAGAAGCACGAGAAGGACTCCAACTTTGCAGGGTACTCGGACCGGAACTTCACCAATTACGGCACGGATCGGCTCGGCGGGACCGACTCGTTCCAGAAATACTCGGGCGACGAGAACATCCCCGTCGACTCGTTTCGCCGGTACAGCCGAGACTCGACGGGCCACAAGGACAATTTCGTCAGTTACGCCCCCAATGGCAACGTGGTGGACCAGAGCTTCAACACCTACGCCACCGGGGCTACCGGCGGCTCCGGCATGTTCTCCAAGTACGCCGGCGATGTGAACGTCCCCAATCTCCGGTTCACTTCCTACTCTGACGATTCCAATGGCCATGACCACACGTTCTCGACCTACAGCGAGAACGCTAACGCCGGTGACCAGAGATTCAGCAACTATGGGAAGAACGGCAATGGGGCTCCGAACGAGTTCAACAACTACGGGACGGGTGCGAATGTCGTCGGGTCGGACTTCGCGGCCTACGGCCAAACGTCAAATGGCGCGAACGACACGTTCACGAATTACGGGAAGGACCAGAACAATCCCCAGAACAACTTCAGGAGCTATGGGGACGGAGGAAACAGTGCCGTTGATAGCTTCGCGAATTACAGAGAGAACGCCAATGTGGGTGACGACTCGTTCCAGAGCTACGCTAAGAACTCGAACGGGGCCAAGGTCAATTTCGCCAATTACGGTAAATCCTTCAATATCGGTACAGACAAGTTCACTGGGTACGGCCAGGGCTCCCGGGGCCAGACCGCCGGATTCAAGATCTACGGCGTGAACACTACTTTTAAGGACTACTCGAAAAAGGGTATCACATTCTCTAGGTACACCAATGTGAGCTCGGAGAAGAGCACTACAATGCAGGTCAGTGGCAGTTTGGTAAAAAGGTGGGTGGAGCCGGGCAAATTCTTTCGGGAGTCGATGCTGAAGAAGGGGAAGGTAATGCCAATGCCGGACATTAGAGATAAAATGCCCAAAAGGTCGTTTTTGCCCCGGTCCATCTCGTCCAAATTACCGTTCTCAACCTCCAAGATCTCTGAGATGAAGAGGATCTTCCACGCGCGTGATAATTCTAGCATGGAGAGTATGATGCTGGAGTCGCTCAGCGACTGCGAGAGGGCTCCTACccagggcgagaccaagcggtGCGTCGGGTCGGCGGAGGACATGATCGACTTTGCAACCTCAGTCCTTGGCCGCAACGTCGTCGTTCGATCAACCGAGAACGTGAGCGGGTCAAAGAAGAACATAATGGTCGGATCGGTCAAAGGGATCAACGGTGGAAAAGTGACGCAGTCTGTGTCTTGTCATCAGAGCTTGTTCCCCTACCTGCTCTACTATTGCCATTCGGTCCCGAAGGTTCGGGTCTACGAAGCGGATATACTGGACCCGAGTTCTAAGGCCAAGATTAATCACGGTGTTGCCATCTGTCACTTGGACACGTCGTCTTGGAGCCAGGGTCATGGAGCTTTCTTGGCTTTGGGTTCGGGTCCGGGGCGGATCGAGGTTTGCCACTGGATTTTCGAGAATGATATGACCTGGACACTCGCCGATTAA